From the genome of Scytonema hofmannii PCC 7110, one region includes:
- the corA gene encoding magnesium/cobalt transporter CorA — protein MAKKVRQSPKMAGKVRKRHTTAKRSGPSSQEVTPYPIERYHHQPGTMPGVLYISPGSPLPKISLIDYNAINVIRKEIATPEECALYLDTQSISWVEVQGLGDEDVLRRLGKVFSLHPLVLEDIVNVTERPKIEEYEAQLVIICRMVVPKPTKLGFHSEQVSLVLGENYLLSVQEEPEYDCLDGVRARICNNKGIIRKRRADYLAYTLLDAIVDGFFPVLEHYGDRIEELEEEAIFNPTRETLQKIYSVRRELLQLRRYIWPQRDAINSLIRDGNELIRDEVRIYLRDCYDHTVQVMDMIETYRELASGLMDVYLSAVSNRMNEVMKFLTIMSSIFIPLTFIAGIYGMNFNTEKSPYNMPELNWYWGYFLCLGVMVAIAISLIVIFWRKGWFQNLSKIKSDSKK, from the coding sequence ATGGCAAAAAAAGTTCGTCAATCTCCTAAAATGGCAGGAAAAGTTCGCAAACGGCATACAACAGCAAAAAGAAGTGGCCCCTCTTCTCAAGAGGTCACCCCATATCCCATAGAGAGATACCATCACCAACCGGGAACAATGCCTGGAGTTCTCTATATTTCTCCCGGTTCTCCACTGCCAAAGATATCGTTAATTGACTATAACGCTATCAATGTTATTCGTAAGGAAATAGCAACTCCAGAAGAGTGTGCTCTCTATTTAGATACACAATCTATTTCTTGGGTGGAGGTACAAGGTCTAGGAGATGAAGACGTTTTGCGACGGTTGGGCAAAGTTTTTAGTTTGCATCCTCTGGTGTTAGAAGATATAGTTAATGTGACAGAGCGTCCAAAAATAGAAGAATATGAAGCCCAATTGGTTATTATTTGCCGCATGGTTGTGCCAAAACCAACAAAACTAGGCTTTCACAGCGAGCAAGTGAGTCTAGTATTGGGAGAAAATTACCTACTCTCGGTACAAGAGGAACCAGAATATGATTGTTTGGATGGGGTAAGAGCGCGAATTTGCAACAATAAAGGGATCATTCGCAAGCGTAGAGCCGATTATCTAGCCTATACTCTACTCGACGCGATTGTGGATGGCTTTTTTCCAGTTTTAGAGCATTATGGCGATCGAATTGAAGAGTTAGAAGAGGAAGCAATCTTTAATCCTACCCGAGAAACACTACAAAAAATTTATAGTGTAAGGCGAGAATTATTGCAACTACGGCGTTATATATGGCCGCAACGGGATGCCATCAATTCACTCATTCGGGATGGCAATGAACTGATTCGTGACGAAGTGCGGATTTACCTGCGAGACTGTTATGACCATACAGTGCAAGTAATGGATATGATTGAGACTTACCGAGAACTTGCATCTGGATTAATGGATGTTTATCTTTCGGCGGTGAGTAACAGGATGAATGAGGTGATGAAGTTTTTGACAATTATGTCATCAATTTTTATTCCACTCACCTTTATTGCCGGAATTTATGGTATGAACTTTAATACAGAAAAGTCCCCGTACAATATGCCCGAACTTAATTGGTACTGGGGCTACTTTCTTTGTTTGGGTGTTATGGTAGCGATCGCAATTAGTCTGATTGTGATTTTCTGGCGGAAAGGCTGGTTCCAGAACTTATCAAAAATTAAAAGTGATTCCAAAAAGTGA
- a CDS encoding HdeD family acid-resistance protein, translating into MTTNVSREIDKKTNGSLWIGVLLIVLGISAIAMPAVSTIFAETWVALILISSGAAKLSYAVQTRDRGGFIWKLLLGGLYIATGIMLFIYPFTGILTLTLLLGSFLLTEGVFELLLAFRLRPQENWTWALGNAIVTLVLGVMIWFQWPADAPWVLGTLVGASVLSTGVSRVMMSLNARGAINSDQAAST; encoded by the coding sequence ATGACAACCAACGTTTCTCGTGAGATTGACAAAAAGACCAATGGCTCTTTGTGGATTGGTGTTTTGTTGATTGTTTTGGGGATTAGTGCGATCGCAATGCCTGCTGTTTCGACAATTTTTGCAGAGACTTGGGTAGCCTTGATACTCATCTCTTCAGGCGCTGCGAAACTGTCCTACGCAGTACAAACCCGCGATCGCGGAGGATTCATTTGGAAACTGTTATTAGGCGGGCTTTACATAGCAACTGGTATCATGCTGTTTATTTATCCCTTCACAGGAATCCTCACACTAACCTTATTGCTTGGTAGCTTTTTACTAACAGAAGGTGTATTCGAGTTACTGTTGGCATTCCGTCTGCGTCCTCAAGAGAATTGGACTTGGGCATTAGGTAACGCTATTGTTACCTTAGTGCTTGGTGTCATGATTTGGTTCCAATGGCCTGCTGATGCCCCTTGGGTTTTGGGAACACTAGTTGGTGCTAGCGTTCTATCCACAGGTGTCTCACGCGTGATGATGTCACTGAATGCGCGTGGTGCAATTAATTCCGACCAAGCTGCAAGTACTTAA
- a CDS encoding recombinase family protein produces MATITQTINVKREYGSGLNFKRQKFVALMEQVLKQEVKTLVVAHKERLCRFGSYLGEWIYNAHRCALVILNSTYKPPHQELMEDFMSIKHCFSDKLYFLRQYENFRKAEFSTDKTDNSVL; encoded by the coding sequence TTGGCAACAATTACCCAAACTATAAATGTAAAGCGTGAGTATGGATCGGGGCTGAACTTTAAGCGCCAAAAATTTGTAGCACTAATGGAACAAGTTTTAAAGCAAGAAGTGAAAACTCTAGTGGTTGCACACAAGGAGCGCTTATGTCGATTTGGGTCTTACCTTGGAGAATGGATTTACAATGCTCATAGGTGCGCTCTCGTTATTCTCAACAGTACTTACAAACCACCTCACCAAGAATTAATGGAAGACTTTATGAGTATTAAGCATTGTTTCTCCGACAAACTTTATTTTCTCCGCCAGTATGAAAATTTCAGAAAAGCTGAATTCTCGACTGACAAAACGGACAATTCTGTGTTATGA